Proteins encoded together in one Epinephelus lanceolatus isolate andai-2023 chromosome 4, ASM4190304v1, whole genome shotgun sequence window:
- the LOC144462729 gene encoding uncharacterized protein LOC144462729, with protein sequence MIPYFCLFLCWLALPLQGLEILDPEEVEYIRYNATATVGGSVTLDCGSTMPTIFIWGFTKPGTDNNVAVAYNYGQGPKLQSQSSSLGHMQVLINTSALVIEELQRDAEGMYTCQALYDTDEGARITFYFTRLDVEDD encoded by the exons ATGATTCCTTATTTCTGCTTGTTCCTATGCTGGCTGGCTCTTCCTCTACAAG GTCTGGAGATACTTGACCCCGAGGAAGTGGAATATATTCGCTACAACGCTACAGCAACAGTGGGAGGCTCAGTCACCTTGGACTGTGGGTCCACCATGCCCACCATCTTCATCTGGGGCTTCACCAAACCAGGAACTGATAATAATGTAGCAGTGGCTTACAACTACGGGCAGGGCCCCAAGCTCCAGTCTCAGTCCAGCAGCCTGGGCCACATGCAGGTGCTCATCAACACCTCTGCTTTAGTCATAGAGGAGCTTCAAAGGGATGCAGAGGGGATGTACACATGCCAGGCTTTGTATGATACAGACGAAGGGGCCAGGATAACTTTCTACTTCACCCGGCTGGATGTGGAGGATGACTGA